The stretch of DNA TGTTTGTTGCTTGAGCCACTTGGGCAAGTTGCGCATTCGTTTGTGCGGTCCATTCCGATCCACCAGTCATCGCATTAATATAGAGCACGTGTGACATTGCCAATGGTTTAAAACGAGGTACTAGGGTCACTTCATCTACATTGATTTCTGGTATGGCATGATGCACAAATTGAATGCGATCAAAATCAGAATGCATCGTTTCTTCTTGCACTAGTGCTAAACGGACATGTTCATTTTTTCGTTGTATTCTTTTATTCATCATGGCATCAAAATCCCCTCATTCATGGTCTCCTTCTTTGACTATATCATATTCACCTCAGAGATAAAGTGTTTTTCTAGAAATCATGCTTCTTTTAAAATTCATTTTTCATTGATTTAACTCATGCGCAGTTTATCTCTCACTTCATTTAAGTTATAATATGAACAAATAAAGTAATGAGGTGTCTTGATGCTATCTTATCCTTTTTATGATCCAAATGTTGTACAAGCCGATTGGATTGATCGAAATGGTCACATGAACGATGCTGTTTATGCCAAAGTTTTTAGTTCAGCAATCGACCATTTTCACGACCAAATCGGACTCACATCTGCCAAACGTGATCAATGCGCATTTACAGTTTTCACCCTTGAAACGCATTTAACTTACTTACAAGAATTAAAATTGCATACGCCTTTTAAAATCAAAGTCAGCATTTACGATTTAGACCAAAAGCGGACACATTTCTTTTTACAATTGCTACATCAAGAAACGGATGCCTTGATGGCCACTGCTGAAACAATGATGATGGGTATAGATCAACAAACCCGAAGCGCTGCACCTTTTCCAAAAGAGATCTATGCACAATTACAACACTATGTGCAGACACAAGGAACTCTGGAATGGCCAAAGCAACTCGGACATCGGATAGGTATCCCAAGATAAAGGGATACCTTTTCAATTGCGTTTTGCTCGTTGAGTGGTTAACACTGCCTGAAGCCTCTCTTCCTTTTCATACGCGACCTAGGATACATGCGTAACACCCCACGCCTTTTGTTCAATACCCACGCATCATGATGTTTCGAAACAAGCGCAAGCCCATCGCCACGATATCTTTTATCTATTGAACTATGCGTCCATCGATCCGCGCTGTATCATATCTGCTTTCGTCACAATGGGATATTTTTTAAAGACCATTGCCCCAATATGCCCCCAAATCAGACCTATCACGCCCATAATCACGCCATAAAAAAGTACAGACATCCAATGATTAAAGCCGAACATGACAATAAATCCGGCAATCGGTGTTGCAGTTCCCGTCGCATCATTAATTAAACCTGACAGTGCAATGACGAGTCCCGCAGACGCACCCCCAAAAAAGTTCGTCAAATAAATGGGAATCGGATTGGCTGAAACGATATCTGCCTGTGATAACGGCTCGATACTCACTGAAATCGTCGCTTTACGATCTCCTAATTTCAAACGATGAAATAATGTTCCGTTCATAAAGGCTGAACTGAATGCTGCCATCGCACCAATAGCCATTGGAACGCCCGTTAATCCAAGTAGCGCAGTCAATGCCATAGAACTCAGTGGTGCAGTCCCCACAACTGTAATGATACCACCTAAAATAATGCCCATCATAATCGGACTTGCCTCTGTTGAACTTTGAATAATATCACCAATTTTAACCAGAGTGTTCTTCACAATAGGCGTCAATAGCAAGGCTACACCTCTTGATAAAGGGGCAACTATGAGCACTGCGACGATTAAATCAACACCATCTGGCACGTACTTTTCAGTATACTTCATTAAATAGCCAATCAAATATCCCGCAAAAAAACCGGGCAACAAATCCAAACCTCCACAAGCTGCTGCAATGACTAATGCATAGACAGGGGAAACACCAATGGCTAACGCCGTTAATCCCGCTGCCGCAACACCGCCTAAATTTCCGGCTGCATCGCCAACTTGCTCTAAAAAATGAATATGGAAAACGCGCCCGCCGACGTATTTGTTGAAAGCCTCCACTAAGAATGTTGCAATCGCTGCATTGGCCAACGCGCCCATCGCACGCATGCCTTGTGGCGCCTTATATGTAAATAACGTGAAAATGACAAGTACGAGTATTAAAAATGCTGTACCGATTAGTAAATCCATCATGTCCTCCTCTTATTATTCGAAAAATCCTATTCAACTTTGCTTATTATTTTTTGAATAGCTAAACCAATTAATTTAAAATTTTAGAATACATTCCATTTTACTAAACTTTGAATATTTTCGCACGTTGTGTTATCAATATCGATGATTGTCGCACCTATCACTACGTCTCGCCCTTTCTGATTAAACAACGATTAAAAAATAAGTAAGACTTCCAAAATGACTTGGAAGCCTAAAATCTTAATATACTTTGGACATGTCACTTTCCGATCACTCACTGAAGGGTGACATCGACTCAAATATTGAAAGCGATTAATAGCCCTCTTTTGTTGTACATAGGGTACTTCACTATTAATCGATTGTTTTTCGAATCTGCTTTAATACTTTTCGTGACTCCACAATCGGATACAATGGAAAGGCAGTCACCATATCTTTATACTCATAAAAATGAATCGGTTGTTGTTCCGCTTCAAAATAATCTGCGAGTTTCCGCATGTCTGGGTAAAAAATTTCACATGTTCCCCCAAACATATAGACAGGAGGCAAGCCTCTCACTGAACCATACATAGGTGAAATACGTGGGTTTTTACGCTCGAGATCATCCGCCCATACTTTTGCAATGGCTTGTAAACTGAAAATGTTGTGAATCGGATCCTTTTTCTGAACTTGTTCAGTGATGTCCGGATTCGACAATGAAATATCTAACCATGGTGAAATGAGATATAGTTTCCCAGGAAGTGGCAGTGCCTTTTGTTCGACCAACTTCTGTACGAAACTCAGTGCCATATTCCCTCCTGATGCGTCTCCCATAATCACAATATTATCCGCTTCAGTCTCCTTTAACAAACGACGATACGCTTGTTCAATCGCTTCATGCGTTTCACGATACGTAAACTCAGGGGCTCTTGGATAAATCGGTAACACGACTTCATGCAATGTTTCATACGCTAACTTATCCATAAAACGCCAGTGAAATGCAGAAGGCTGAAGCACAAATGTCCCACCATAAATATATAAAATCTTATTTTTAATGTGATGTCCGAAATTAAATCGAAAGACTTGCATCTCATCAAAATGATCTTTCACAAGATTAGATTTGACATTAATTTGGTCGGGCTGTTTATGTTTTTCTTGATTTAAATATCGTCTTTTTTCCAAAAAAGCATCAATTTCTGACTGTGTTTTAAACTTAATATGACGATGTTGCGATAAATATCTGCCCATCAAATGACTCATGACATTTCGTTTCAATACGATCCCTCGCTTTTTATCAGCATTCCCGTTTCATAATTTTTCTCTTTATTACAATATACTCTTTTAATAATTCAATTATCCTATATTTTCCCATCTTTATCTATAAGTAATTTTGTGTACTTTATCCATTTTGTTAAGTTGATTCGCTATTCTCTCTACATCTATAAACCGGCCTTCACGCTGTATTTCCTTACCTTCAAAAAAGAGCACCTCTACAGGTACTGTAAAAACCAACAGTTCTCCAGCAATTTCAGGCACTTCATCGATACTCACATGTCCTAAGGCGACGCCATCAAAATGTGATACCATTTCTTTAATGCGTGGCAACACGGCATGGCATACAGAACAAGTTGGGCTCGACACATGGATGATGGCAATTGAATGCGCCCGAATAAATGCATGGTACGCATCCAGTGTTGTTAACCGCTCCATTCAGTTTCCTCCTTCACTTCATCATCCATTCATTTCTAACATATTTTAATAAAAATCACTATGAATATGTTTAGTGGTATACTATAATGCATAATTGTATGAGTTTAAGTTTTGAACTAGAATTGTTAACTTTTTTTGGAGGCGTTATATATGAATGAAATTTCTCAACAACCCCCTCAGTTTCAACAACAATTTGAGCATCAACCGATTCAACGTAATCCATATCATGGAAAAAAGAAGCGCTCTTGGATTAGCTTTATTTTAACATTAATCGCAATGGTCCTTGTTGCAATCGCAGCCTATAGCATGTATACTGAATCACTCATAAAAATGGGCTTTATCGATGAAAATGTGACATTCAATCAACTGCAAGTCATTGCTGACCAATTAACTGCACAATCTACCATTGACACTTCAAATGTTGAACAGACGTTGCATTATTTGATTATCGCGCTTAATGCATTTTTCGTTTTTGCTTTAATCAATATCTTATTTGCGATTTTGACACTTTTGTTTAACCGTACTGTTTTGAAATGTATCAACTGGTTCATATCCCTATTCATCGTATTGGTTCCTACAGCCTTTTTGTTTTATATTCATACTGCGGCTGGCGAAATCGCTCACAACCTAGAACCTTATTTAGGTCATGTTGATGCAGCAACAATATTAGCCCCTTCTAGCGCACTCTACAATACCATCATCTATACGAGTATCGCTGCAGTCTTGTATTTCGTAAGTTTGTTTTTTAGAAATCGATATCCTAAAATGAGAAAACCTTTGTAACACATTCTTGGATTGAGCGCTTTAGTCAAATGCGTTTGATATCCATAAACCGCATCTATCGCATAGGGCTATGTGATAGATGCATTTTTTATAACAACGATTCGTCGACATGGCACGCTATGAATTCCAACGTAATGAAATCGTGATGCCCATTAGAATATCACTCGATTGAACGCATGAATGAAAAACTGTAAAATCTGTCTTAACGATACAGACTTCCTCTTGATCCATATTAATATTGTGCAACGGGCCACATTTCTAACTTCTCCGCCATATCCCAGAACATATACTCGTAATAACTCGTATGTACGACAATATCTTCCAATGCTTGTAATGCGGGTTCAGACAATCCTTCTGTCACTCGATCCATCATGGCCTTCACATCATTTTTAAACGCCGTAAATTCTGGTGAGCTGTACATCTTAACCCATTCACCGTAAAAAGGATGCGTTGCTGCACCTTCGATTTGATTTAATTTTTCACCAATGTATTGATAACTCCATGTACACGTTAACACAGCAGCAATCACGTTTTCCACACCGCCACGTTGTGCTAAATTGAGCATATAGCTTGTATAAGCCATTGTCGTACTAGCGGGTTGCGTTGCTTCTAACTCGGCTTCACTAATACCAAATTGCGCCGCATACTGACGGTGTAAGGTCATTTCTGTATTCAATGTCCCAGAAACTAAACGGCCAAATGTGGTCATCATATCTAAATCCGTTGCCTTTGTCGCACCAATGGCAAAAAGTCTCGCATAATCGATTAAGTATATATAATCTTGTTTTAACCAATGCTTAAACTTTTCTTTATCCAATGTCCCGTTTCCAATTCCTTCGACAAAAGGGTGTTCCAAATAACTATCCCAAATCGGTTGAACGCGTTGCCATAATCGTTCTGTAAATTTCATTCACTCATCTCCCTTCAAATTCAAGTGTCATTCACTCAAATACACCTTATCATTCAATCCCGTGTTCTGTCATTCTATTGCACTGAACTAATGCTTTTAAATTCACGATTTTTCGATATATTTCATCCATATAATATGTGTCTAAGTCGACATGATATTCTGTCGACCACTGATGCATGGAACAAATGGTAGAAGTATAAATATAACTGAAAGACTCAATTGGAAATGGTAATTTTGAAGGCAATGTCGCTTCATATTGTAAAAGTTCTTTTTGAAAATGGTC from Staphylococcus lutrae encodes:
- the tenA gene encoding thiaminase II gives rise to the protein MKFTERLWQRVQPIWDSYLEHPFVEGIGNGTLDKEKFKHWLKQDYIYLIDYARLFAIGATKATDLDMMTTFGRLVSGTLNTEMTLHRQYAAQFGISEAELEATQPASTTMAYTSYMLNLAQRGGVENVIAAVLTCTWSYQYIGEKLNQIEGAATHPFYGEWVKMYSSPEFTAFKNDVKAMMDRVTEGLSEPALQALEDIVVHTSYYEYMFWDMAEKLEMWPVAQY
- a CDS encoding PTS sugar transporter subunit IIC; the protein is MDLLIGTAFLILVLVIFTLFTYKAPQGMRAMGALANAAIATFLVEAFNKYVGGRVFHIHFLEQVGDAAGNLGGVAAAGLTALAIGVSPVYALVIAAACGGLDLLPGFFAGYLIGYLMKYTEKYVPDGVDLIVAVLIVAPLSRGVALLLTPIVKNTLVKIGDIIQSSTEASPIMMGIILGGIITVVGTAPLSSMALTALLGLTGVPMAIGAMAAFSSAFMNGTLFHRLKLGDRKATISVSIEPLSQADIVSANPIPIYLTNFFGGASAGLVIALSGLINDATGTATPIAGFIVMFGFNHWMSVLFYGVIMGVIGLIWGHIGAMVFKKYPIVTKADMIQRGSMDA
- a CDS encoding thioredoxin family protein gives rise to the protein MERLTTLDAYHAFIRAHSIAIIHVSSPTCSVCHAVLPRIKEMVSHFDGVALGHVSIDEVPEIAGELLVFTVPVEVLFFEGKEIQREGRFIDVERIANQLNKMDKVHKITYR
- a CDS encoding thioesterase family protein, coding for MLSYPFYDPNVVQADWIDRNGHMNDAVYAKVFSSAIDHFHDQIGLTSAKRDQCAFTVFTLETHLTYLQELKLHTPFKIKVSIYDLDQKRTHFFLQLLHQETDALMATAETMMMGIDQQTRSAAPFPKEIYAQLQHYVQTQGTLEWPKQLGHRIGIPR
- a CDS encoding alpha/beta hydrolase fold domain-containing protein, translated to MKRNVMSHLMGRYLSQHRHIKFKTQSEIDAFLEKRRYLNQEKHKQPDQINVKSNLVKDHFDEMQVFRFNFGHHIKNKILYIYGGTFVLQPSAFHWRFMDKLAYETLHEVVLPIYPRAPEFTYRETHEAIEQAYRRLLKETEADNIVIMGDASGGNMALSFVQKLVEQKALPLPGKLYLISPWLDISLSNPDITEQVQKKDPIHNIFSLQAIAKVWADDLERKNPRISPMYGSVRGLPPVYMFGGTCEIFYPDMRKLADYFEAEQQPIHFYEYKDMVTAFPLYPIVESRKVLKQIRKTID